From Anopheles arabiensis isolate DONGOLA chromosome 3, AaraD3, whole genome shotgun sequence, a single genomic window includes:
- the LOC120900774 gene encoding digestive organ expansion factor homolog, translating to MGPRRSIFKKPRGKGGGGRQQQGYMSKDMKKKLKKEQAGRPPPTRFQRSLKHIERAQEATQAQKRQIEAERKYRQESNASFGGGAFSSSDSEEEEEGQVDGEDGTAFEELAVEFNGPLGRTVIDSADESEEEEPVDEEMDEEEMGEEEEMDGEDETAGMADEEEEENEDEDEALKLGSEASESEDEEDELEEEDPNDLSTDDDDDGAETNDPYMQHTAFNLSPAMLETIAAERPRVEQSKLSFPGLGNVLVELPKCGTVGKRPEPRGIFETERYAKPGTLPTVPDPDAPIDWKALHVKDKIARNITEPLDALQRDTFAILNAYQDLHVTQRSFENADRFRYVYCLHALNHVLKAVSKMQHHTVKLQAAKAAGRKRKKPAEDQFRRKLKVATVDEEPSVGLECRDQGFVRPKVLIVVPFRESALQCVTVLKRLFAGEGQEKGVLNWKRFTEEYGGASMAFPRKNPKPADYERTFAGNIDDNFRLSIAFNRSTMKLYAKYYSSDVIIASPLGLRMAIGAKGEKYRDYDFLASIELLIVDQAEVCYAQNWDHLLHVMEHLHHQPKSTEYTEFSRVREWCLSGWSKFYRQSVLLSAFELPDFRSLYNKHFRNYRGKVRTVARRDQQAAGTIRRVVVPVAQNFQRVETSTLDGAGLARFAHFVNVILPQARTVAMARCMIYVPSYFDYVRLRNHFKKEEISFTQICEYTPDGKIARARDMFFHGSKHFLLYSERAHFFRRHRIRGVRHLIFYGPPVFPHFYPELVNLMMKENQNPQDGVDDASMTVTVVYTRYDTYQLTEMVGMERANAMIKAPRSVHRFSTDQK from the coding sequence ATGGGTCCGCGGCGCTCGATATTCAAGAAGCCGCGGGGCAAGGGTGGCGgcggcaggcagcagcagggcTACATGAGCAAGGACATGAAGAAGAAGCTGAAGAAGGAGCAGGCCGGCCGGCCGCCACCGACTCGCTTCCAGCGCAGCCTCAAGCACATCGAGCGGGCACAGGAAGCGACCCAGGCCCAGAAGCGCCAGATCGAGGCGGAGCGCAAGTACCGCCAGGAGTCGAATGCGTCCTTCGGTGGGGGTGCCTTCAGCTCGAGCGactcggaggaggaggaggagggacaAGTGGACGGTGAGGATGGAACAGCGTTCGAGGAGCTGGCGGTAGAGTTTAACGGCCCGCTGGGCCGGACGGTGATTGATAGCGCGGACGAAAGCGAGGAGGAAGAGCCTGTCGACGAGGAGATGGACGAGGAGGAAATGGGGGAAGAGGAAGAGATGGACGGGGAAGACGAGACAGCGGGAATGGctgacgaggaggaggaagaaaatgaagatgaagatgaagcGCTTAAATTGGGATCGGAAGCGAGCGAATCagaggacgaggaggatgaGCTAGAGGAGGAAGACCCCAACGACCTGTCGacggacgatgacgacgatggtgCGGAGACGAACGATCCGTACATGCAGCACACGGCGTTCAACCTGAGCCCGGCCATGCTGGAAACGATTGCAGCCGAGCGGCCACGTGTCGAGCAGTCCAAGCTGTCCTTTCCCGGGCTCGGCAACGTGCTGGTCGAGCTGCCAAAATGCGGCACCGTCGGCAAGCGCCCGGAACCGCGGGGCATCTTCGAGACGGAACGGTACGCCAAACCGGGCACACTGCCGACGGTCCCGGATCCGGACGCGCCGATCGACTGGAAGGCGCTGCACGTGAAGGACAAGATTGCGCGCAACATTACCGAGCCGCTCGACGCGCTGCAGCGGGACACGTTCGCGATACTGAACGCGTACCAGGATCTGCACGTGACGCAGCGCAGCTTCGAGAATGCGGACCGCTTCCGGTACGTGTACTGTCTGCACGCGCTCAATCACGTGCTGAAGGCAGTGAGCAAGATGCAGCACCACACGGTCAAACTCCAGGCGGCGAAGGCGGCAGGGCGGAAGAGGAAAAAGCCAGCCGAGGATCAGTTTCGCCGGAAGCTGAAGGTGGCGACGGTCGATGAAGAGCCATCCGTTGGGCTAGAGTGTCGTGACCAGGGCTTCGTACGGCCGAAGGTGCTGATCGTGGTGCCGTTCCGCGAGTCCGCCCTGCAGTGCGTGACCGTGCTGAAGCGGCTGTTTGCGGGCGAGGGGCAGGAGAAGGGCGTGCTCAATTGGAAGCGCTTCACGGAGGAGTACGGCGGTGCGTCGATGGCCTTTCCGCGCAAAAACCCCAAACCGGCCGACTACGAGCGCACGTTCGCGGGCAACATCGACGACAACTTCCGGCTGTCGATCGCGTTCAACCGCTCGACGATGAAGCTGTACGCGAAGTACTACTCGTCCGACGTGATCATCGCGTCCCCGCTCGGGCTGCGCATGGCGATCGGGGCGAAGGGCGAGAAGTACCGGGACTACGACTTTCTCGCGAGCATCGAGCTGCTGATCGTCGACCAGGCGGAGGTGTGCTACGCCCAGAACTGGGACCACCTGCTGCACGTGATGGAGCATCTGCACCACCAGCCGAAGAGCACCGAGTACACGGAGTTTTCGCGCGTCCGCGAATGGTGCCTGTCCGGCTGGTCCAAGTTCTACCGCCAGTCGGTGCTGCTGTCCGCGTTCGAGCTGCCCGACTTTCGCTCGCTCTACAACAAGCACTTTCGCAACTATCGCGGCAAGGTGCGGACGGTCGCGCGCCGCGACCAGCAGGCGGCCGGAACGATCCGGCGCGTGGTCGTGCCGGTGGCGCAGAACTTTCAGCGCGTCGAGACGAGCACGCTGGACGGGGCGGGGCTGGCCCGGTTCGCGCACTTCGTGAACGTGATCCTGCCGCAGGCCCGCACGGTCGCGATGGCCCGCTGCATGATCTACGTGCCGAGCTACTTCGACTATGTGCGGTTGCGCAACCACTTCAAGAAGGAGGAAATCAGCTTCACGCAGATCTGCGAGTACACGCCGGACGGGAAGATTGCGCGGGCGCGGGATATGTTCTTTCACGGCAGCAAGCACTTTCTGCTGTACTCGGAGCGGGCGCACTTCTTCCGCCGCCACCGGATACGGGGCGTGCGGCATCTGATCTTTTACGGGCCGCCCGTCTTCCCGCACTTCTACCCGGAGCTGGTCAACCTGATGATGAAGGAGAATCAGAACCCGCAGGACGGCGTGGACGACGCGTCGATGACGGTGACCGTGGTGTACACACGGTACGACACGTACCAGCTGACCGAGATGGTCGGGATGGAGCGGGCGAATGCGATGATCAAGGCACCACGCTCGGTGCATCGCTTCTCGACCGATCAGAAGTAA
- the LOC120900778 gene encoding cadherin-related family member 5-like isoform X1: protein MVSDSQKRKAIREFLIPDTLKDDIAYCQRSLRDCVKVHQYFAQRYNSLSAIQQGQVKQYLLELEDEMRAIGKEQSGLVQDLARRLKHFQRKTATEKHIELGDDLANGYVAWVLSSHAEIQCSAAYVPHAVSERLNESQLYQKYPLLSCAATEAATAAQPEQERKPDTQRLRKRPVLQTSLLKPKEERDLLHNNNNTTALKEKPSPATRSPPSCTMSTPPPPVLPGPARTGNRRKTPPEQPLVPTKMLRSRSTTPVVVTVLKQEPKQELVEPEPPTTAVNDTEDRATPPIVIRESAAVKRGRSNLLQALSKVKTTQKPATKPLPPTATTTSTTSPPGSASKSARNCRAGSVSASSDSSNSRASTPGTSGGAAVPPKQTDEPVSAERLPPLSLPPLPPEEPTGTLPTSIDELEQYSFLKMFALHTIEDSNLLKGRKNERKRRSCCSTERKEYHYGRFDYYEQQFYIVQKRRYNANKRLLYTATSAEKAISARKPWAGGGLTIPPSPPPPSSSSSQPVQDTPVVEVKPAQLESVCEEELQPENKLCCVVCNQIAGTSNEELRACADCSNNYHLSCHRQVDEVDGETEQKTVPKLAQPAEDGNGGEEANDGQQPPEQSNRCPACLALASIQQ, encoded by the exons ATGGTCAGCGACAGCCAGAAGCGGAAGGCCATCCGGGAGTTCCTCATACCGGACACGCTGAAGGACGACATCGCCTACTGCCAGCGATCTTTGCGGGACTGTGTGAAAGTGCATCAG TATTTCGCCCAACGATACAACAGTTTATCAGCAATACAG CAAGGGCAGGTGAAGCAATACTTGCTCGAGCTGGAGGACGAGATGCGAGCGATCGGGAAGGAGCAGAGCGGGCTGGTGCAGGATCTGGCCCGGCGGCTTAAGCACTTCCAGCGCAAGACGGCCACCGAGAAGCACATCGAGCTCGGCGATGACCTTGCCAACGGTTACGTCGCCTGGGTGCTGTCGAGCCACGCGGAAATACAGTGCAGCGCCGCGTACGTCCCGCACGCTGTCTCGGAGCGGCTGAACGAGAGCCAGCTGTACCAGAAGTACCCACTGCTGAGCTGCGCCGCGACAGAGGCGGCCACCGCCGCCCAGCCGGAGCAGGAGCGCAAGCCGGACACTCAGCGGCTGCGGAAGCGACCGGTGCTGCAGACGTCGCTGCTGAAACCCAAGGAGGAGCGTGATCTgctacacaacaacaacaacaccactgCCTTAAAAGAGAAGCCTTCCCCGGCGACACGATCGCCGCCCTCGTGCACGATGTCAACGCCACCGCCGCCCGTGCTGCCCGGCCCGGCCCGGACGGGCAATCGACGCAAAACGCCGCCCGAGCAACCGCTGGTGCCGACGAAAATGCTTCGCTCGCGATCGACTACCCCGGTCGTGGTTACGGTGCTGAAGCAGGAGCCGAAGCAGGAACTGGTAGAGCCGgaaccaccaacaacagcgGTGAACGATACGGAAGATCGTGCAACGCCGCCGATCGTTATTCGCGAGTCGGCTGCGGTGAAGCGGGGCCGTAGCAATCTGCTGCAAGCGCTGAGCAAGGTCAAAACGACACAAAAACCGGCCACAAAACCACtgccaccaacagcaacaaccacatCGACAACGAGCCCACCCGGTTCGGCGTCCAAGAGCGCCCGAAACTGTCGGGCCGGTTCGGTAAGCGCTTCGTCCGATTCGTCCAACTCGCGTGCATCGACACCCGGGACGAGCGGCGGCGCTGCTGTCCCGCCGAAGCAAACGGACGAGCCGGTATCGGCCGAACGGTTGCCACCGCTGTCGTTACCCCCGCTGCCACCGGAAGAACCGACCGGCACGCTGCCGACCAGCATCGACGAGCTGGAGCAGTACAGCTTTCTGAAAATGTTCGCCCTGCACACGATCGAGGACAGCAACTTGCTGAAGGGGCGCAAAAACGAGCGCAAGCGtcgcagctgctgcagcacggaGCGGAAGGAGTACCACTACGGCCGGTTCGACTACTACGAGCAGCAGTTTTACATCGTACAGAAGCGCCGGTATAACGCCAACAAGCGGCTGCTGTACACCGCCACGTCGGCGGAGAAAGCGATCAGTGCGCGCAAACCGTGGGCAGGTGGTGGGTTGACGATACCgccgtcaccaccaccgccttcttcttcttcttcgcagCCGGTGCAGGACACGCCGGTGGTTGAGGTGAAGCCTGCCCAACTGGAGAGCGTCTGCGAGGAGGAGCTCCAGCCCGAGAACAAACTGTGCTGCGTCGTGTGCAATCAAATCG CAGGAACCAGCAACGAGGAGCTACGCGCGTGTGCAGATTGTAGCAATAATTATCATCTCAGCTGCCACCGCCAGGTGGACGAAGTCGATGGCGAAACAGAACAAAAGACAGTGCCCAAACTCGCCCAGCCCGCCGAGGATGGCAACGGTGGCGAGGAAGCAAATGATGGGCAGCAGCCACCGGAGCAAAGCAACCGGTGCCCGGCATGCCTGGCCTTAGCAAGCATCCAACAATGA
- the LOC120900778 gene encoding cadherin-related family member 5-like isoform X2: MVSDSQKRKAIREFLIPDTLKDDIAYCQRSLRDCVKVHQYFAQRYNSLSAIQQGQVKQYLLELEDEMRAIGKEQSGLVQDLARRLKHFQRKTATEKHIELGDDLANGYVAWVLSSHAEIQCSAAYVPHAVSERLNESQLYQKYPLLSCAATEAATAAQPEQERKPDTQRLRKRPVLQTSLLKPKEERDLLHNNNNTTALKEKPSPATRSPPSCTMSTPPPPVLPGPARTGNRRKTPPEQPLVPTKMLRSRSTTPVVVTVLKQEPKQELVEPEPPTTAVNDTEDRATPPIVIRESAAVKRGRSNLLQALSKVKTTQKPATKPLPPTATTTSTTSPPGSASKSARNCRAGSVSASSDSSNSRASTPGTSGGAAVPPKQTDEPVSAERLPPLSLPPLPPEEPTGTLPTSIDELEQYSFLKMFALHTIEDSNLLKGRKNERKRRSCCSTERKEYHYGRFDYYEQQFYIVQKRRYNANKRLLYTATSAEKAISARKPWAGGGLTIPPSPPPPSSSSSQPVQDTPVVEVKPAQLESVCEEELQPENKLCCVVCNQIGTSNEELRACADCSNNYHLSCHRQVDEVDGETEQKTVPKLAQPAEDGNGGEEANDGQQPPEQSNRCPACLALASIQQ; the protein is encoded by the exons ATGGTCAGCGACAGCCAGAAGCGGAAGGCCATCCGGGAGTTCCTCATACCGGACACGCTGAAGGACGACATCGCCTACTGCCAGCGATCTTTGCGGGACTGTGTGAAAGTGCATCAG TATTTCGCCCAACGATACAACAGTTTATCAGCAATACAG CAAGGGCAGGTGAAGCAATACTTGCTCGAGCTGGAGGACGAGATGCGAGCGATCGGGAAGGAGCAGAGCGGGCTGGTGCAGGATCTGGCCCGGCGGCTTAAGCACTTCCAGCGCAAGACGGCCACCGAGAAGCACATCGAGCTCGGCGATGACCTTGCCAACGGTTACGTCGCCTGGGTGCTGTCGAGCCACGCGGAAATACAGTGCAGCGCCGCGTACGTCCCGCACGCTGTCTCGGAGCGGCTGAACGAGAGCCAGCTGTACCAGAAGTACCCACTGCTGAGCTGCGCCGCGACAGAGGCGGCCACCGCCGCCCAGCCGGAGCAGGAGCGCAAGCCGGACACTCAGCGGCTGCGGAAGCGACCGGTGCTGCAGACGTCGCTGCTGAAACCCAAGGAGGAGCGTGATCTgctacacaacaacaacaacaccactgCCTTAAAAGAGAAGCCTTCCCCGGCGACACGATCGCCGCCCTCGTGCACGATGTCAACGCCACCGCCGCCCGTGCTGCCCGGCCCGGCCCGGACGGGCAATCGACGCAAAACGCCGCCCGAGCAACCGCTGGTGCCGACGAAAATGCTTCGCTCGCGATCGACTACCCCGGTCGTGGTTACGGTGCTGAAGCAGGAGCCGAAGCAGGAACTGGTAGAGCCGgaaccaccaacaacagcgGTGAACGATACGGAAGATCGTGCAACGCCGCCGATCGTTATTCGCGAGTCGGCTGCGGTGAAGCGGGGCCGTAGCAATCTGCTGCAAGCGCTGAGCAAGGTCAAAACGACACAAAAACCGGCCACAAAACCACtgccaccaacagcaacaaccacatCGACAACGAGCCCACCCGGTTCGGCGTCCAAGAGCGCCCGAAACTGTCGGGCCGGTTCGGTAAGCGCTTCGTCCGATTCGTCCAACTCGCGTGCATCGACACCCGGGACGAGCGGCGGCGCTGCTGTCCCGCCGAAGCAAACGGACGAGCCGGTATCGGCCGAACGGTTGCCACCGCTGTCGTTACCCCCGCTGCCACCGGAAGAACCGACCGGCACGCTGCCGACCAGCATCGACGAGCTGGAGCAGTACAGCTTTCTGAAAATGTTCGCCCTGCACACGATCGAGGACAGCAACTTGCTGAAGGGGCGCAAAAACGAGCGCAAGCGtcgcagctgctgcagcacggaGCGGAAGGAGTACCACTACGGCCGGTTCGACTACTACGAGCAGCAGTTTTACATCGTACAGAAGCGCCGGTATAACGCCAACAAGCGGCTGCTGTACACCGCCACGTCGGCGGAGAAAGCGATCAGTGCGCGCAAACCGTGGGCAGGTGGTGGGTTGACGATACCgccgtcaccaccaccgccttcttcttcttcttcgcagCCGGTGCAGGACACGCCGGTGGTTGAGGTGAAGCCTGCCCAACTGGAGAGCGTCTGCGAGGAGGAGCTCCAGCCCGAGAACAAACTGTGCTGCGTCGTGTGCAATCAAATCG GAACCAGCAACGAGGAGCTACGCGCGTGTGCAGATTGTAGCAATAATTATCATCTCAGCTGCCACCGCCAGGTGGACGAAGTCGATGGCGAAACAGAACAAAAGACAGTGCCCAAACTCGCCCAGCCCGCCGAGGATGGCAACGGTGGCGAGGAAGCAAATGATGGGCAGCAGCCACCGGAGCAAAGCAACCGGTGCCCGGCATGCCTGGCCTTAGCAAGCATCCAACAATGA
- the LOC120900779 gene encoding cystathionine gamma-lyase isoform X1 encodes MAQSNSSDGFLSQPKGFSTKAIHVGQDPEQWNSMAVVPPISMSTTFKQHGPGQHAGFEYGRSGNPTRDVLERCLASLDNGRFGLTFSSGLGATTTIITMLQNGDHIVAGDDLYGGTNRLLRNVALKMGIEVDFVDLTNMQLVEQAIKPNTRLFWMETPTNPLLKVVDIRAVSEIAHKHPGIVVVVDNTFLSSYLQRPLDLGADVVMYSLTKYMNGHSDVIMGAMVTNDEAVYERLKFLQNAAGIVPSPFDCYLVNRSLKTLALRMERHKSNSLAIARFLETHPKVERVLHPGLPSHPQHELAKRQTYGHSGIMSFYIRGGLEESSSFLKALHVFTLAESLGGYESLAELPSVMTHASVPLQQRQELGITDGLVRLSVGLEDVDDLIADLQQALDKA; translated from the exons ATGGCCCAATCAAACAG CAGCGATGGCTTCCTCAGCCAGCCGAAGGGCTTCTCCACCAAAGcgatccacgttgggcaggaTCCGGAGCAGTGGAACAGCATGGCGGTGGTGCCACCGATCAGCATGAGCACCACGTTCAAGCAGCACGGTCCGGGGCAGCATGCG GGCTTCGAGTACGGGCGCAGCGGAAACCCAACGCGCGACGTGCTGGAACGCTGCCTTGCCTCGCTGGACAATGGACGCTTCGGGCTAACGTTCTCGTCCGGGCTCGGTGCGACGACGACCATCATTACGATGCTGCAGAACGGTGACCACATCGTGGCCGGTGACGATCTGTACGGTGGCACCAACCGGTTGCTGCGCAATGTCGCCCTCAAGATGGGCATTGAGGTTGATTTCGTCGATCTTACCAACATGCAGCTGGTGGAGCAAGCGATCAAACCGAACACGCGGCTGTTCTGGATGGAAACGCCAACCAATCCGTTGCTGAAGGTGGTGGACATACGGGCGGTGTCGGAGATCGCCCACAAGCATCCGGGT ATCGTGGTGGTTGTGGACAACACGTTCCTGTCGTCGTACCTGCAGCGCCCGCTTGATTTGGGCGCGGACGTCGTTATGTACTCGCTGACGAAGTACATGAACGGTCACTCGGATGTCATTATGGGTGCCATGGTAACGAACGATGAGGCTGTGTACGAACGTTTGAAGTTCCTGCAAAATG CCGCCGGTATTGTGCCATCCCCGTTCGACTGCTATCTGGTCAACCGGAGCCTGAAAACGCTCGCCCTGCGCATGGAACGTCACAAGAGCAACTCGCTGGCGATTGCCAGGTTCCTCGAAACGCATCCGAAGGTGGAGCGGGTGCTGCACCCGGGCCTGCCGAGCCACCCGCAGCACGAGCTGGCCAAGCGGCAAACGTACGGGCACAGCGGCATCATGTCGTTCTACATCCGCGGCGGGCTGGAGGAGTCGAGCAGCTTCCTGAAGGCGCTGCACGTGTTCACGCTCGCAGAAAGCCTCGGCGGGTACGAAAGCTTGGCCGAGCTGCCGTCGGTGATGACGCACGCGTCGGTGCCGCTGCAGCAGCGCCAGGAGCTCGGCATCACCGACGGACTGGTTCGGCTTTCCGTCGGGCTGGAGGATGTGGATGATCTGATCGCCGATTTGCAGCAAGCGCTGGATAAGGCATAA
- the LOC120900779 gene encoding cystathionine gamma-lyase isoform X2 — protein MAQSNSDGFLSQPKGFSTKAIHVGQDPEQWNSMAVVPPISMSTTFKQHGPGQHAGFEYGRSGNPTRDVLERCLASLDNGRFGLTFSSGLGATTTIITMLQNGDHIVAGDDLYGGTNRLLRNVALKMGIEVDFVDLTNMQLVEQAIKPNTRLFWMETPTNPLLKVVDIRAVSEIAHKHPGIVVVVDNTFLSSYLQRPLDLGADVVMYSLTKYMNGHSDVIMGAMVTNDEAVYERLKFLQNAAGIVPSPFDCYLVNRSLKTLALRMERHKSNSLAIARFLETHPKVERVLHPGLPSHPQHELAKRQTYGHSGIMSFYIRGGLEESSSFLKALHVFTLAESLGGYESLAELPSVMTHASVPLQQRQELGITDGLVRLSVGLEDVDDLIADLQQALDKA, from the exons ATGGCCCAATCAAACAG CGATGGCTTCCTCAGCCAGCCGAAGGGCTTCTCCACCAAAGcgatccacgttgggcaggaTCCGGAGCAGTGGAACAGCATGGCGGTGGTGCCACCGATCAGCATGAGCACCACGTTCAAGCAGCACGGTCCGGGGCAGCATGCG GGCTTCGAGTACGGGCGCAGCGGAAACCCAACGCGCGACGTGCTGGAACGCTGCCTTGCCTCGCTGGACAATGGACGCTTCGGGCTAACGTTCTCGTCCGGGCTCGGTGCGACGACGACCATCATTACGATGCTGCAGAACGGTGACCACATCGTGGCCGGTGACGATCTGTACGGTGGCACCAACCGGTTGCTGCGCAATGTCGCCCTCAAGATGGGCATTGAGGTTGATTTCGTCGATCTTACCAACATGCAGCTGGTGGAGCAAGCGATCAAACCGAACACGCGGCTGTTCTGGATGGAAACGCCAACCAATCCGTTGCTGAAGGTGGTGGACATACGGGCGGTGTCGGAGATCGCCCACAAGCATCCGGGT ATCGTGGTGGTTGTGGACAACACGTTCCTGTCGTCGTACCTGCAGCGCCCGCTTGATTTGGGCGCGGACGTCGTTATGTACTCGCTGACGAAGTACATGAACGGTCACTCGGATGTCATTATGGGTGCCATGGTAACGAACGATGAGGCTGTGTACGAACGTTTGAAGTTCCTGCAAAATG CCGCCGGTATTGTGCCATCCCCGTTCGACTGCTATCTGGTCAACCGGAGCCTGAAAACGCTCGCCCTGCGCATGGAACGTCACAAGAGCAACTCGCTGGCGATTGCCAGGTTCCTCGAAACGCATCCGAAGGTGGAGCGGGTGCTGCACCCGGGCCTGCCGAGCCACCCGCAGCACGAGCTGGCCAAGCGGCAAACGTACGGGCACAGCGGCATCATGTCGTTCTACATCCGCGGCGGGCTGGAGGAGTCGAGCAGCTTCCTGAAGGCGCTGCACGTGTTCACGCTCGCAGAAAGCCTCGGCGGGTACGAAAGCTTGGCCGAGCTGCCGTCGGTGATGACGCACGCGTCGGTGCCGCTGCAGCAGCGCCAGGAGCTCGGCATCACCGACGGACTGGTTCGGCTTTCCGTCGGGCTGGAGGATGTGGATGATCTGATCGCCGATTTGCAGCAAGCGCTGGATAAGGCATAA
- the LOC120903583 gene encoding 60S ribosomal protein L11: protein MPAKDEKTAKPAAGKDKSKNVMRDLRIRKLCLNICVGESGDRLTRAAKVLEQLTNQTPVYSKARYTVRSFGIRRNEKIAVHCTVRGAKAEEILERGLKVREYELRRDNFSQTGNFGFGIQEHIDLGIKYDPTIGIYGLDFYVVLGRPGYNVAQRRRKMGKIGFIHRLTKEDAMKWFQQKYDGVILNSKAK from the exons ATG CCAGCGAAGGATGAAAAGACCGCGAAGCCCGCTGCGGGCAAGGACAAGTCGAAGAACGTGATGCGCGATCTGCGTATCCGCAAGCTCTGCCTGAACATTTGCGTCGGCGAGTCCGGTGATAGGCTGACACGTGCCGCCAAGGTGCTGGAACAGCTGACCAACCAGACGCCCGTCTACTCGAAGGCCCGCTACACCGTGCGCTCGTTCGGCATCCGTCGTAACGAAAAGATTGCCGTCCACTGCACGGTGCGCGGTGCCAAGGCGGAGGAGATCCTCGAGCGTGGCCTGAAGGTGCGCGAGTACGAGCTGCGTCGCGACAATTTCTCGCAGACCGGCAACTTCGGCTTCGGCATCCAGGAACACATCGATCTGGGCATCAAGTACGATCCGACGATCGGTATCTACGGTTTGGACTTCTACGTTGTGCTTGGCCGTCCAG GATACAACGTTGCCCAGCGACGACGCAAGATGGGCAAGATCGGCTTCATTCACCGTCTGACCAAGGAGGACGCGATGAAGTGGTTCCAGCAGAAGTACGACGGTGTCATCCTGAACAGCAAGGCGAAGTAA
- the LOC120903295 gene encoding 26S proteasome regulatory subunit 7 — MPDHLGDDMRKVKADNKEVEPEIEALDEVDIELLKTYGQGQYHKSIKQIDEDIQKAMKQVNELTGIKESDTGLAPPALWDLASDKQILQNEQPLQVARCTKIINADSDDPKYIINVKQFAKFVVDLADSVAPTDIEEGMRVGVDRNKYQIHIPLPPKIDPTVTMMQVEEKPDVTYSDVGGCKEQIEKLREVVETPLLHPEKFVNLGIEPPKGVLLFGPPGTGKTLCARAVANRTDACFIRVIGSELVQKYVGEGARMVRELFEMARSKKACLIFFDEIDAIGGARFDDGAGGDNEVQRTMLELINQLDGFDPRGNIKVLMATNRPDTLDPALMRPGRLDRKVEFGLPDLEGRTHIFKIHARSMSVERDIRFELLARLCPNSTGAEIRSVCTEAGMFAIRARRKVATEKDFLEAVNKVIKSYAKFSATPRYMTYN; from the exons ATGCCGGACCATCTGGGAGACGATATGCGTAAGGTGAAAGCCGACAACAAAGAGGTTGAGCCTGAAATAGAAG CTCTTGATGAGGTCGATATCGAGCTGCTGAAGACGTAT GGCCAAGGGCAGTACCATAAGTCGATCAAGCAGATCGACGAAGACATCCAGAAGGCGATGAAGCAGGTGAACGAACTGACGGGCATCAAGGAAAGCGATACCGGGCTGGCACCGCCGGCCCTGTGGGATTTGGCGTCCGATAAACAAATCCTTCAGAATGAGCAGCCGCTTCAG GTCGCTCGTTGCACAAAGATCATCAATGCCGATTCGGACGATCCCAAGTACATTATTAACGTGAAGCAATTCGCCAAGTTTGTCGTCGATTTGGCAGATTCCGTGGCGCCGACTGATATCGAGGAGGGCATGCGTGTTGG TGTCGATCGTAACAAGTATCAAATTCACATACCGCTCCCGCCGAAGATCGACCCGACGGTAACGATGATGCAGGTCGAGGAGAAGCCGGACGTGACGTACAGCGACGTCGGCGGCTGCAAGGAGCAGATCGAGAAGCTGCGCGAGGTCGTCGAAACGCCGCTGCTGCATCCGGAAAAGTTCGTCAACCTCGGCATCGAACCGCCGAAGggtgtgctgctgttcggGCCGCCCGGTACCGGCAAAACGCTGTGCGCCCGTGCCGTGGCCAACCGGACCGATGCGTGCTTCATCCGCGTGATCGGTTCGGAGCTGGTGCAGAAGTACGTCGGCGagggtgcgcgtatggtgcgcGAGCTGTTCGAAATGGCGCGCTCGAAAAAGGCTTGCCTGATATTCTTCGACGAGATCGATGCGATCGGAGGGGCCCGTTTCGACGATGGTGCGGGAGGGGACAATGAGGTGCAGCGAACGATGCTGGAGCTGATCAACCAGCTGGATGGGTTCGATCCGCGCGGTAACATTAAGGTGCTGATGGCGACGAATCGACCCGATACGCTCGATCCGGCGCTGATGCGTCCCGGGCGGTTGGATCGTAAGGTGGAGTTCGGGCTGCCGGATCTGGAGGGCCGCACGCACATATTCAAGATTCACGCCCGCTCGATGTCGGTCGAGCGGGACATTCGGTTCGAGCTGCTGGCCCGCCTGTGCCCGAACTCGACCGGCGCGGAGATCCGGTCGGTGTGCACGGAGGCGGGCATGTTTGCGATCCGCGCGCGGCGCAAGGTGGCAACGGAGAAGGACTTCCTCGAGGCGGTCAACAAGGTGATCAAGAGCTACGCCAAGTTCAGCGCCACGCCGAGGTATATGACTTACAATTAG